In Mytilus edulis chromosome 6, xbMytEdul2.2, whole genome shotgun sequence, the following proteins share a genomic window:
- the LOC139527625 gene encoding protein starmaker-like isoform X1: MQTNLKKFVKSIISSSDLSVLTKRQVRDAYSQHVGRKLESTEKLTINKLVYQYLDELNKSSSFSDGTSLNSSVNLDNKENEKKQEKEEQNTSSCGKVIAPKKTKNEGTPSKILKSEKKSSQKIRSPPKVIKDNHDSLLKKTPQMKTGLSLEKSVSGNKSSQKRIDDKPLKNKSSADSKSCEKGNVTISPGGTKRLSANQVLDAVLNLDVNECSEEEEEISDAESEEECSKSETELHSSPGKKFSHMVTNSDDEMDWKPFADESLSKKRRNVIESDSDDEADENVINDRAYDSDDDQEEEKMEKLKRKNNDTRENRRKMNKKQISHNEESPIKIKNTGKSKGTSRKRKSFNIDSGSESEQHEKDIDTGLKEKKKRKSIKKYESQSESDLNDTGNVEESKSKHKQRNEKQNKTKGNKRKMISNSESSEDINSDNDFQEKRNEKTNLINSKKQNKKKSVSKNKESSKVKIKQEKKRQKIVVDSSSEDEMLINISNKKTNSVSQDEDKEKNEELSSSEDEMLINISNQAHKKTDSVSRDAKKIKNEGLSSSGDAKKNKNAGLSSSGDEMLINISNKKTKSESQDEDKIKNEVLSSSEDEMLINISTGNKKTNSISSDAEKREKRNNVKGDSFKDSKKRKSSTDIPKSQNQSKTSVFDEETSDEELPLASINKVTSDEDSSSDKEIKPEKSTAKVTSDEDRDSSLEEESRPVKSTMKSKSSKLKVVSDEDGNSSSEEESKPVKSTTKPKPTKMTSEEDSDSSSEEESKPVKITGKKKTSKVTSDGDSDSSSEEESKPIKSTGKKKTSKKSTDKTTPEQENKYVKTLKSLCSQCGKNAAFHLRGLNTNGEKIEKLKSILRDLGMKGKPSKEQVPMVLLRKEAAELDSDNIIGKEKVIGQRNARSKYNRHDRKPQPVAPHVSPVKFSRIKDLIESEESD, from the exons AtgcaaacaaatttaaagaaatttgtaaaaagtatcATAAGTTCATCTGATTTGAG tGTGTTGACAAAGCGTCAGGTGAGAGATGCCTATAGTCAGCATGTTGGGAGGAAACTGGAAAGTACAGAAAAACTGACCATCAACAAACTTGTATACCAATACTTGGATGAACTTAACAAG AGTAGTTCTTTCTCAGATGGAACCTCTTTGAATTCATCTGTAAACTTGGacaacaaagaaaatgaaaagaaacagGAAAAAGAGGAACAAAATACATCTTCATGTGGTAAAGTCATTGcaccaaagaaaacaaaaaatgaagGAACTCCATCTAAAATACTTAAATCAGAAAAGAAATCTTCCCAAAAAATACGTTCACCACCTAAAGTAATTAAGGATAATCATGATAGTCTGCTGAAGAAAACACCCCAAATGAAAACAGGTTTAAGCTTAGAAAAATCTGTATCTGGTAACAAGTCTAGCCAAAAAAGAATTGATGATAAACCACTTAAAAACAAAAGTTCTGCTGATAGTAAAAGCTGTGAAAAAGGAAATGTGACTATTAGTCCAGGAGGAACTAAACGTTTAAGTGCTAATCAGGTGCTTGATGCTGTTCTAAACTTGGATGTTAATGAATGTAGCGAGGAAGAAGAAGAAATCAGTGATGCAGAAAGTGAAGAGGAATGTAGTAAATCTGAAACAGAACTACACTCCTCACCAGGAAAAAAGTTCAGCCATATGGTAACCAATTCAGATGATGAAATGGACTGGAAACCATTTGCTGACGAGTCCCTGTCAAAAAAGAGGAGAAATGTCATTGAAAGTGATTCTGATGATGAAGCGGATGAGAATGTAATAAATGATAGGGCATATGACAGTGATGATGACCAAGAAGAAGAGAAGATGGAAAAACttaaaagaaagaataatgacACAAGAGAGAATAggagaaaaatgaataaaaaacaaatatctcaTAACGAAGAAAGtcctataaaaattaaaaatacaggaAAAAGTAAAGGGACTTCAAGAAAAAGAAAGAGTTTTAATATAGATAGTGGATCGGAGTCAGAACAACACGAGAAGGACATTGACACAggtttaaaagaaaagaaaaagagaaaatcaataaaaaaatatgaaagtcaGTCAGAAAGTGATTTGAATGACACAGGAAATGTAGAGGAATCTAAATCTAAACATAAACAAAGGAATGAAAAACAGAATAAGACAAaaggaaataaaagaaaaatgatttCAAATAGTGAAAGTTCTGAAGATATCAACAGTGACAATGATTTTCAGGAGAAAAggaacgaaaaaacaaatttgatcaacagtaaaaaacaaaataaaaagaagtcCGTTTCTAAAAACAAAGAATCGTCAAAGGTCaaaattaaacaagaaaagaaaagacagAAGATTGTAGTGGATTCAAGTTCAGAGGATGAGATGTTGATTAATATTtctaacaagaaaactaacagtgTGTCACAGGATGAAGATAAAGAAAAGAATGAAGAACTTTCAAGTTCAGAGGATGAAATGTTGATTAATATCTCTAATCAGGCTCATAAGAAAACTGATAGTGTGTCACGggatgcaaaaaaaataaaaaatgaaggaCTTTCAAGTTCAGgggatgcaaaaaaaaataaaaatgcaggacttTCAAGTTCAGGGGATGAAATGCTGATTAATATCTCTAATAAGAAAACTAAGAGTGAGTCACAGGATGAAGACAAAATAAAGAATGAAGTACTTTCAAGTTCAGAGGATGAAATGTTGATCAATATTTCAACCGGTAATAAGAAAACTAATAGCATATCAAGTGATgcagaaaaaagagaaaaaaggaACAATGTAAAAGGAGATTCTTTTAAAGattcaaagaaaagaaaatcaaGCACTGACATTCCAAAATCTCAGAATCAGTCTAAGACTTCAGTTTTTGATGAGGAAACATCTGATGAGGAACTACCTTTAGCCAGCATTAACAAG GTGACTTCTGATGAGGACAGTAGTTCAGACAAAGAAATTAAACCAGAGAAAAGTACAGCAAAG GTGACTTCTGATGAGGATAGGGACAGTAGTTTGGAAGAGGAAAGTAGACCAGTCAAAAGTACAATGAAGTCCAAATCATCAAAGCTGAAG GTGGTTTCTGATGAGGATGGAAACAGTAGTTCAGAAGAGGAAAGTAAACCAGTCAAAAGTACAACGAAGCCTAAACCAACAAAG ATGACCTCTGAAGAGGATAGTGACAGTAGTTCAGAAGAGGAAAGTAAACCAGTCAAAATTACAGGAAAGAAGAAAACATCTAAG GTGACATCTGATGGGGATAGTGACAGTAGTTCAGAAGAGGAAAGTAAACCTATCAAAAGTACAGGAAAGAAGAAAACATCTAAG aAATCAACTGACAAAACAACTCCTGAGCAAGAAAATAAATATGTGAAAACACTGAAAAGTCTATGTTCTCAATGTGGTAAAAACGCTGCATTTCATCTGAGGGGATTAAATACAAATGGAGAGAAAATTGAAAAACTGAAGTCAATCCTCCGAGATCTTGGAATGAAAG
- the LOC139527625 gene encoding micronuclear linker histone polyprotein-like isoform X2: MQTNLKKFVKSIISSSDLSVLTKRQVRDAYSQHVGRKLESTEKLTINKLVYQYLDELNKSSSFSDGTSLNSSVNLDNKENEKKQEKEEQNTSSCGKVIAPKKTKNEGTPSKILKSEKKSSQKIRSPPKVIKDNHDSLLKKTPQMKTGLSLEKSVSGNKSSQKRIDDKPLKNKSSADSKSCEKGNVTISPGGTKRLSANQVLDAVLNLDVNECSEEEEEISDAESEEECSKSETELHSSPGKKFSHMVTNSDDEMDWKPFADESLSKKRRNVIESDSDDEADENVINDRAYDSDDDQEEEKMEKLKRKNNDTRENRRKMNKKQISHNEESPIKIKNTGKSKGTSRKRKSFNIDSGSESEQHEKDIDTGLKEKKKRKSIKKYESQSESDLNDTGNVEESKSKHKQRNEKQNKTKGNKRKMISNSESSEDINSDNDFQEKRNEKTNLINSKKQNKKKSVSKNKESSKVKIKQEKKRQKIVVDSSSEDEMLINISNKKTNSVSQDEDKEKNEELSSSEDEMLINISNQAHKKTDSVSRDAKKIKNEGLSSSGDAKKNKNAGLSSSGDEMLINISNKKTKSESQDEDKIKNEVLSSSEDEMLINISTGNKKTNSISSDAEKREKRNNVKGDSFKDSKKRKSSTDIPKSQNQSKTSVFDEETSDEELPLASINKVTSDEDSSSDKEIKPEKSTAKVTSDGDSDSSSEEESKPIKSTGKKKTSKKSTDKTTPEQENKYVKTLKSLCSQCGKNAAFHLRGLNTNGEKIEKLKSILRDLGMKGKPSKEQVPMVLLRKEAAELDSDNIIGKEKVIGQRNARSKYNRHDRKPQPVAPHVSPVKFSRIKDLIESEESD; this comes from the exons AtgcaaacaaatttaaagaaatttgtaaaaagtatcATAAGTTCATCTGATTTGAG tGTGTTGACAAAGCGTCAGGTGAGAGATGCCTATAGTCAGCATGTTGGGAGGAAACTGGAAAGTACAGAAAAACTGACCATCAACAAACTTGTATACCAATACTTGGATGAACTTAACAAG AGTAGTTCTTTCTCAGATGGAACCTCTTTGAATTCATCTGTAAACTTGGacaacaaagaaaatgaaaagaaacagGAAAAAGAGGAACAAAATACATCTTCATGTGGTAAAGTCATTGcaccaaagaaaacaaaaaatgaagGAACTCCATCTAAAATACTTAAATCAGAAAAGAAATCTTCCCAAAAAATACGTTCACCACCTAAAGTAATTAAGGATAATCATGATAGTCTGCTGAAGAAAACACCCCAAATGAAAACAGGTTTAAGCTTAGAAAAATCTGTATCTGGTAACAAGTCTAGCCAAAAAAGAATTGATGATAAACCACTTAAAAACAAAAGTTCTGCTGATAGTAAAAGCTGTGAAAAAGGAAATGTGACTATTAGTCCAGGAGGAACTAAACGTTTAAGTGCTAATCAGGTGCTTGATGCTGTTCTAAACTTGGATGTTAATGAATGTAGCGAGGAAGAAGAAGAAATCAGTGATGCAGAAAGTGAAGAGGAATGTAGTAAATCTGAAACAGAACTACACTCCTCACCAGGAAAAAAGTTCAGCCATATGGTAACCAATTCAGATGATGAAATGGACTGGAAACCATTTGCTGACGAGTCCCTGTCAAAAAAGAGGAGAAATGTCATTGAAAGTGATTCTGATGATGAAGCGGATGAGAATGTAATAAATGATAGGGCATATGACAGTGATGATGACCAAGAAGAAGAGAAGATGGAAAAACttaaaagaaagaataatgacACAAGAGAGAATAggagaaaaatgaataaaaaacaaatatctcaTAACGAAGAAAGtcctataaaaattaaaaatacaggaAAAAGTAAAGGGACTTCAAGAAAAAGAAAGAGTTTTAATATAGATAGTGGATCGGAGTCAGAACAACACGAGAAGGACATTGACACAggtttaaaagaaaagaaaaagagaaaatcaataaaaaaatatgaaagtcaGTCAGAAAGTGATTTGAATGACACAGGAAATGTAGAGGAATCTAAATCTAAACATAAACAAAGGAATGAAAAACAGAATAAGACAAaaggaaataaaagaaaaatgatttCAAATAGTGAAAGTTCTGAAGATATCAACAGTGACAATGATTTTCAGGAGAAAAggaacgaaaaaacaaatttgatcaacagtaaaaaacaaaataaaaagaagtcCGTTTCTAAAAACAAAGAATCGTCAAAGGTCaaaattaaacaagaaaagaaaagacagAAGATTGTAGTGGATTCAAGTTCAGAGGATGAGATGTTGATTAATATTtctaacaagaaaactaacagtgTGTCACAGGATGAAGATAAAGAAAAGAATGAAGAACTTTCAAGTTCAGAGGATGAAATGTTGATTAATATCTCTAATCAGGCTCATAAGAAAACTGATAGTGTGTCACGggatgcaaaaaaaataaaaaatgaaggaCTTTCAAGTTCAGgggatgcaaaaaaaaataaaaatgcaggacttTCAAGTTCAGGGGATGAAATGCTGATTAATATCTCTAATAAGAAAACTAAGAGTGAGTCACAGGATGAAGACAAAATAAAGAATGAAGTACTTTCAAGTTCAGAGGATGAAATGTTGATCAATATTTCAACCGGTAATAAGAAAACTAATAGCATATCAAGTGATgcagaaaaaagagaaaaaaggaACAATGTAAAAGGAGATTCTTTTAAAGattcaaagaaaagaaaatcaaGCACTGACATTCCAAAATCTCAGAATCAGTCTAAGACTTCAGTTTTTGATGAGGAAACATCTGATGAGGAACTACCTTTAGCCAGCATTAACAAG GTGACTTCTGATGAGGACAGTAGTTCAGACAAAGAAATTAAACCAGAGAAAAGTACAGCAAAG GTGACATCTGATGGGGATAGTGACAGTAGTTCAGAAGAGGAAAGTAAACCTATCAAAAGTACAGGAAAGAAGAAAACATCTAAG aAATCAACTGACAAAACAACTCCTGAGCAAGAAAATAAATATGTGAAAACACTGAAAAGTCTATGTTCTCAATGTGGTAAAAACGCTGCATTTCATCTGAGGGGATTAAATACAAATGGAGAGAAAATTGAAAAACTGAAGTCAATCCTCCGAGATCTTGGAATGAAAG